The following DNA comes from Chitinophaga nivalis.
TGCGCAAAATGCAGACGTAAAGCTGCTGGCCACCTTAAACTACAATACGGATAACCTCTCCCAGATATTTTCTTCCAATCCGGATCAGTGGCCAACTGCGACCGCTAATTTTGCCACCAATGTAAAAAATTACCTGGTGGCCAATCAGATGAACGGGCTGGATATAGACTGGGAAGGAAGTTTTGCATCTGCTATCACCCGGCAGCAATTCAGTATGCTGTTCACGGCCATCCGGCAGGCTTTTGACACCAATACCAGCTCTTACCTGTACCTGAGTTTTTCACCGGCAGAAGTAGGCAACCTGGATGTAGCCACCATGAATAGCTGTTTTGATATCGTCAACCTGCAACTCTATTCTGGTTTCACGTATGTCAGTTCATTTGTCAACATTGGCATCAATCCATTGCTGATGGCCTACGGCGCCAAATTCGAATCCAACTATCAGAATGCTACCAATGCCTACGATCAGGCGCAACAGGGATTCAAATACCAAAACCAATCGTATGTTTACAACAACATCACGCAATGGCGGCTGAACTCCGACAACTATGAATTTGAACAGGGGCAGCAAATATTATTATACCAGCTGGCCTACGGTGTTCCTGGTTCGTCTTTCAACGACGGCGCCATTGCCGGCAAAGCCGGCAATCCGCCTATCACCACGCTGGCTGTCAGCGGCGGCGACGTACTGGACTCTTTGCAGGCCACCAATAGCTGGGTATCCAATGGTACAGAAAACATACTGGGACTGCTGCAACATGGTGGGAACGGCGGTAATGGCAATACCATTCAGCTTTCCTCCGGTGAGCTGATCACCGAAGTGTATGGCTATACCGGTATCTGGTTTGGCTGGGAAGTGGTGGCGCAACTCTCTGTTAAAACCAGTGCGGGCCATACCTACGGCCCATTCGGCCATCTGAATAATGTATCCGCTACTACATCATTTAGTTATACGGCGCCTTCCGGGCAAAGTATCATCGCTTTTAATGGAAATACCAGCCAGGTACCGTTAGCCAGTGGCGGTACTACGATGGTTATCACTGCTTTAAATGTCAGTTTCGGATAGGCATCCCTGTTAGCCGGGACACAGCTAAAAATGAAACCCTATAAAGCAGCCCATTAAATACCATACAGCAGCCTTTCAAACGGCTGCTGTATTTTTTCCCGTTTGTATAAAATGGAAACTGCTTCCTATACCGACCATCATGGCATTCAACAAACACCGCGGGGATAAGGAATGGTATCTATGCATCCTAATTCATTGGTACACGTTTGTAGCATGGTAATACATACACTTCCATAAGTTACGCAATCACCTGTTTTACGTCCCTCGTCCTGCTGTGTGACACCTCCTTGTATCTTTCCCCTATCAGATATATTAAGATTGCAAACGGTTCCTTTAACCAGCAATAATTTCCTGGTCAGCAGTAAGCTTTTCTTTTTCATTTGATATGATGTTAAGATGAGATAGTAAATCAGACCATGTAGTCATCTACCCCAAAAATGCCTAACCAATGGTAGCAGATATTTAGTCAACGGTCAGAAAGCAGGGATCATCCTCCATAAAAGCCTTTATCTAACGCCTTCCTGATAAGGCTGCCGCATGCATAGCAGATGCACCAGCACTTTTTCCTGTAACATTCACACCTACCCCACTTTTACTTCGCCGGAATTTGTATTAGTTTCGCGAAAAAGTGGCAATGGCAACAACCGGATCTTTTCTGATCGATACGCTTCAACAGCTGGGCCCTGTCAGCAAAGCTGATAAAGCAATATATCTGCATCGCTTCCAGGTAAAACATTACCGGAAAGGCGATTTTTTTCTGCAGGAAGGACAAGTCTGCAAATATATGGGACTCGTGGAATCCGGATTACTGCGTTATTACATCAATCAGGATGGTAAGGAAAGAAGTTTTTCTTTTCTGCATGAAAAAAGATTTCTCTGCAACTATGAAAGCTTTATTACACAGGCTCCCTCTACC
Coding sequences within:
- a CDS encoding jacalin-like lectin encodes the protein MATPLIPSKSVNAWIYLDEDEPKGTGYTTVNSSYQSLVNNNVYKNTDMVLICFFAVIPDNQGYYTIDIGNATTVHPDGSTTAQYLQYTIQDARAQNADVKLLATLNYNTDNLSQIFSSNPDQWPTATANFATNVKNYLVANQMNGLDIDWEGSFASAITRQQFSMLFTAIRQAFDTNTSSYLYLSFSPAEVGNLDVATMNSCFDIVNLQLYSGFTYVSSFVNIGINPLLMAYGAKFESNYQNATNAYDQAQQGFKYQNQSYVYNNITQWRLNSDNYEFEQGQQILLYQLAYGVPGSSFNDGAIAGKAGNPPITTLAVSGGDVLDSLQATNSWVSNGTENILGLLQHGGNGGNGNTIQLSSGELITEVYGYTGIWFGWEVVAQLSVKTSAGHTYGPFGHLNNVSATTSFSYTAPSGQSIIAFNGNTSQVPLASGGTTMVITALNVSFG